The following coding sequences are from one Octopus bimaculoides isolate UCB-OBI-ISO-001 chromosome 3, ASM119413v2, whole genome shotgun sequence window:
- the LOC106876337 gene encoding autophagy protein 5, which produces MAEDREILREVWEGRIPVSFSLSPDEIVNEQPDPFFYYLLVPRLSYFPLVTDKVQKYFQKFLDAEIQGEFWLEFEGQPLKWHYPVGVLFDLYGSEENLPWKLTVHFQNFPKDELLHCPNKDAVEAHFMSMVKEADALKHRSQVINGMQKKDHKQLWLGLLNDKFDQFWSVNRKLMESGEEKFKYIPYKIYLSDGSFSQQLFKPIDENGTVHLLSDLMQQALPDFNGDETKLKPQVFIQGIEVPWETPILWLCEHLSYPDNFLHICVHQ; this is translated from the exons ATGGCTGAAGACCGAGAGATTCTTCGTGAAGTCTGGGAAGGACGAATCCCagtgtcttttagtttgtctccCGATGAGATTGTCAACGAGCAACCCGATccatttttttattat ttACTTGTACCTCGATTAAGTTATTTTCCTTTGGTGACAGACAAAGTACAAAAATACTTCCAAAAGTTCCTTGATGCTGAGATACAAGGTGAATTCTGGTTAGAATTTGAAGGTCAACCATTAAAATG GCATTACCCTGTAGGAGTTCTCTTTGACCTTTATGGTTCTGAGGAAAATCTACCCTGGAAACTTACTGTCCACTTTCAG AACTTTCCAAAAGATGAGCTGCTACATTGTCCTAACAAAGACGCAGTAGAAGCCCACTTCATGTCTATGGTAAAGGAAGCCGATGCTTTAAAACATCGTAGTCAAGTTATTAATGGCATGCAGAAGAAAGACCATAAACAGTTGTGGCTGGGTCTCTTAAATG acAAATTTGACCAGTTCTGGTCTGTAAATCGAAAACTCATGGAATCTGGTGAAGAGAAATTCAAATACATTCCGTACAAGATATATTTG TCAGATGGTTCATTTTCCCAGCAGTTATTCAAACCTATTGATGAAAATGGCACTGTACATTTGCTGTCTGATTTGATGCAACAGGCTTTACCTGACTTCAATGGAGATGaaa ccAAACTGAAGCCACAGGTGTTTATTCAAGGCATTGAAGTACCATGGGAGACTCCAATTTTATGGCTGTGTGAACATTTAAGCTATCCTGATAATTTCCTACATATCTGTGTCCACCAGTGA